The following coding sequences lie in one Haematobia irritans isolate KBUSLIRL chromosome 3, ASM5000362v1, whole genome shotgun sequence genomic window:
- the LOC142228392 gene encoding RNA-binding protein 25 isoform X1, whose translation MSHEGDSVKKKLLRAKMSYPPPRPPIAPYMNPSIPPPHMMGHPPPTRGYRNSATISSQPTVYQRPPDPVPQFQGPIITVFIGNISERVPEVLIKRILATCGPVVNWKRVSTFGFCEYDGPTAGMRAVRLLSEIEVDGKTLVAKVDAKNKLLLDNFKEEERKNGSLEEKNEKHNDDDALRLMRQIIDEHRQEIEEFDPNARNDMFGGRGGKLKPGRVDEVKVPKALNETNLEEDKRNLISSEIGKFRKRAEADEHRKEKEKEREKEKEKEKEKEKERDKERERERDRERERERERDREREQKDKEKRKHTSDSEQDWDADEHENGAVKGVTIASPVRIKEEPETVKDSRRKRSPSRSKERERDYRERERERERERERERERERELREKEREREREREREREREREREREREREQRERDRERERERDREREREREEKINKNVRDVQREKEMEDELRERKKAEKKAREKEEAYQERLMNWEQREKRKAKDYEKVRIKEKIKQDEKEKEAKRLKEFLEDYDDERDDVKYYKGRELQRRLADRVREADLDAKDRNKEQEELDELKNKIFSGEFENPTQEYERAKKEHERLYKPQIIIDVNLENIQRKEKEQERSRDKYNSTSDKRHTSHETYHRNDDGVGITGPATGGLHPIPPAPVRQLSKARSVGSPSNDEASNHETASNASSRYSRQDSESRDYADDMESMSPATPQGFSHAQTNDSALTPPTMPTVGISLNLGVNTKKKKIESTAGVFNTEDDNDDVSNTKKRKLVPLDYDDNQGKQLNSHGVPSERHDVNVGSNSISGSAGKGGNAPTNKKHGKNDTADAANIKKDDNSGSKVHDEKRRHIKSIIDRIPTQKEDLFNYKLDRNEIDNNLMERKIRPWINKKIIEYIGEPEPTLVDFICSKVLAGSSPQSILDDVQMVLDEEAEVFVVKMWRLLIYEVDAKKIGLGK comes from the exons ATGTCCCATGAAGGCGATAGTGTTAAAAAA aaattacTCAGGGCAAAAATGTCGTATCCTCCACCGCGTCCACCTATAGCCCCATATATGAATCCATCCATACCTCCGCCGCAT ATGATGGGACATCCACCACCAACCAGAGGTTATAGAAATTCGGCGACTATAAGTTCACAACCAACAGTATATCAAAGACCACCGGACCCAGTGCCTCAATTTCAGGGTCCAATAATTACAGTTTTTATTG GCAATATCAGTGAGCGAGTCCCAGAAGTTCTTATAAAACGTATATTGGCCACATGTGGACCCGTTGTTAACTGGAAACGTGTTTCTACCTTTGGATTTTGTGAATATGA TGGTCCTACTGCTGGCATGCGTGCTGTGCGACTTCTTAGTGAGATTGAAGTGGACGGTAAAACTTTGGTGGCAAAGGTTGATGCGAAAAATAAGCTTTTACTGGACAATTTCAAAGAGGAAGAACGCAAGAATGGATCTCTTGAAGAAAAGAATGAAAAACACAACGATGATGATGCCTTGAGACTAATGCGACAAATAATCGATGAACACAGGCAGGAAATAGAAGAATTTGATCCAAACGCTAGAAATGACATGTTTGGGGGAAGAGGAGGAAAGTTAAAACCTGGACGAGTAGACGAAGTAAAGGTTCCCAAAGCTCTTAATGAGACAAATTTAGAAGAGGACAAGCGAAATCTCATTAGcagtgaaattggaaaatttaggAAGAGAGCCGAGGCAGACGAACATCGTAAAGAAAAAGAGAAAGAAAGAGAGAAGGAGAAAGAAAAGGAAAAGGAAAAAGAAAAGGAACGAGACAAAGAAAGAGAAAGGGAGCGAGACCGTGAACGTGAACGAGAACGTGAGCGAGATCGCGAACGTGAACAGAAGGATAAGGAAAAACGAAAACATACCAGCGATAGCGAACAGGACTGGGATGCAGATGAGCATGAAAATGGTGCCGTTAAAGGTGTCACCATTGCATCGCCCGTCCGTATTAAAGAAGAGCCGGAGACTGTCAAGGATTCACGAAGAAAACGTAGTCCATCACGATCCAAGGAACGCGAAAGAGATTATAGGGAAAGGGAAAGAGAGCGCGAAAGAGAAAGGGAGCGTGAACGTGAACGAGAAAGGGAATTAAGGGAAAAAGAAAGAGAACGTGAGAGGGAAAGGGAGAGAGAAAGAGAACGGGAACGCGAACGTGAGCGTGAACGTGAGAGAGAACAAAGGGAACGAGACCGAGAACGTGAGAGAGAGCGTGATAGAGAAAGAGAAAG AGAGCgcgaagaaaaaattaataaaaatgtaagggATGTCCAGCGTGAAAAGGAAATGGAAGATGAACTGCGTGAAAGAAAGAAGGCCGAAAAGAAAGCTCGTGAAAAGGAAGAGGCATATCAAGAGCGACTAATGAATTGGGAGCAACGGGAAAAACGCAAAGCTAAGGACTATGAAAAG GTGCGCATAAAGGAGAAAATTAAACAAGACGAAAAGGAAAAGGAAGCTAAACGCCTTAAAGAGTTCCTAGAAGACTACGATGACGAACGAGATGATGTCAAATACTACAA GGGTCGAGAGCTACAAAGGCGACTGGCCGATCGAGTTCGTGAAGCAGATCTTGATGCTAAAGATCGTAATAAAGAACAAGAAGAATtggatgaattaaaaaataaaatattcagtgGAGAATTCGAGAATCCAACTCAAGAATATGAGAGGGCCAAAAAGGAACACGAAAGACTATACAAGCCTCAGATTATTATCGatgttaatttggaaaatatccaAAGGAAGGAAAAAGAACAGGAACGTAGTAGGGACAAATACAATAGCACTTCCGATAAACGGCACACATCACACGAAACATACCATAGAAATGATGATGGCGTGGGTATCACAGGACCTGCTACAGGTGGTTTACATCCCATACCTCCGGCTCCCGTTCGGCAACTTTCAAAAGCCAGGTCTGTTGGCTCACCTTCCAATGACGAGGCGTCCAATCATGAAACCGCTTCAAATGCCAGTAGTCGATACAGCCGCCAAGACTCGGAATCAAGAGACTATGCTGACGATATGGAGTCAATGTCACCTGCAACTCCCCAAGGATTTTCCCACGCACAAACAAACGATTCCGCGTTAACACCTCCAACAATGCCTACCGTTGGTATAAGCCTAAATTTAGGAGTCAACACAAAAAAGAAGAAGATCGAATCTACCGCTGGAGTTTTCAATACTGAAGACGACAATGATGATGTCTCCAAcaccaaaaaaagaaaattggttCCCCTGG ATTACGACGATAATCAAGGAAAACAACTGAACTCACACGGCGTTCCCAGCGAAAGACACGATGTAAACGTTGGGTCAAACTCTATTTCGGGATCTGCTGGAAAAGGTGGAAATGCACCAACAAATAAAAAGCATGGTAAGAATGACACAGCTGATGCAGCAAATATCAAAAAGGATGACAATAGTGGGTCAAAGGTTCACGATGAAAAACGACGTCACATAAAAAGCATTATTGATAGGATACCAACCCAGAAGGAGGATCTCTTCAATTACAAACTCGATCGTAATGAAATCGACAACAACCTTATGGAGCGCAAAATTCGCCCATGGATtaataagaaaattattgaGTACATAGGTGAGCCAGAACCAACGTTGGTCGATTTCATATGTTCCAAAGTTCTAGCTGGTAGTTCTCCTCAAAGTATTTTGGATGATGTTCAAATG gtACTTGACGAAGAAGCAGAggttttcgtagtaaaaatgtggAGACTTCTCATCTACGAAGTGGATGCAAAAAAGATTGGTTTAGGTAAATAA
- the LOC142228392 gene encoding RNA-binding protein 25 isoform X2 yields the protein MSYPPPRPPIAPYMNPSIPPPHMMGHPPPTRGYRNSATISSQPTVYQRPPDPVPQFQGPIITVFIGNISERVPEVLIKRILATCGPVVNWKRVSTFGFCEYDGPTAGMRAVRLLSEIEVDGKTLVAKVDAKNKLLLDNFKEEERKNGSLEEKNEKHNDDDALRLMRQIIDEHRQEIEEFDPNARNDMFGGRGGKLKPGRVDEVKVPKALNETNLEEDKRNLISSEIGKFRKRAEADEHRKEKEKEREKEKEKEKEKEKERDKERERERDRERERERERDREREQKDKEKRKHTSDSEQDWDADEHENGAVKGVTIASPVRIKEEPETVKDSRRKRSPSRSKERERDYRERERERERERERERERERELREKEREREREREREREREREREREREREQRERDRERERERDREREREREEKINKNVRDVQREKEMEDELRERKKAEKKAREKEEAYQERLMNWEQREKRKAKDYEKVRIKEKIKQDEKEKEAKRLKEFLEDYDDERDDVKYYKGRELQRRLADRVREADLDAKDRNKEQEELDELKNKIFSGEFENPTQEYERAKKEHERLYKPQIIIDVNLENIQRKEKEQERSRDKYNSTSDKRHTSHETYHRNDDGVGITGPATGGLHPIPPAPVRQLSKARSVGSPSNDEASNHETASNASSRYSRQDSESRDYADDMESMSPATPQGFSHAQTNDSALTPPTMPTVGISLNLGVNTKKKKIESTAGVFNTEDDNDDVSNTKKRKLVPLDYDDNQGKQLNSHGVPSERHDVNVGSNSISGSAGKGGNAPTNKKHGKNDTADAANIKKDDNSGSKVHDEKRRHIKSIIDRIPTQKEDLFNYKLDRNEIDNNLMERKIRPWINKKIIEYIGEPEPTLVDFICSKVLAGSSPQSILDDVQMVLDEEAEVFVVKMWRLLIYEVDAKKIGLGK from the exons ATGTCGTATCCTCCACCGCGTCCACCTATAGCCCCATATATGAATCCATCCATACCTCCGCCGCAT ATGATGGGACATCCACCACCAACCAGAGGTTATAGAAATTCGGCGACTATAAGTTCACAACCAACAGTATATCAAAGACCACCGGACCCAGTGCCTCAATTTCAGGGTCCAATAATTACAGTTTTTATTG GCAATATCAGTGAGCGAGTCCCAGAAGTTCTTATAAAACGTATATTGGCCACATGTGGACCCGTTGTTAACTGGAAACGTGTTTCTACCTTTGGATTTTGTGAATATGA TGGTCCTACTGCTGGCATGCGTGCTGTGCGACTTCTTAGTGAGATTGAAGTGGACGGTAAAACTTTGGTGGCAAAGGTTGATGCGAAAAATAAGCTTTTACTGGACAATTTCAAAGAGGAAGAACGCAAGAATGGATCTCTTGAAGAAAAGAATGAAAAACACAACGATGATGATGCCTTGAGACTAATGCGACAAATAATCGATGAACACAGGCAGGAAATAGAAGAATTTGATCCAAACGCTAGAAATGACATGTTTGGGGGAAGAGGAGGAAAGTTAAAACCTGGACGAGTAGACGAAGTAAAGGTTCCCAAAGCTCTTAATGAGACAAATTTAGAAGAGGACAAGCGAAATCTCATTAGcagtgaaattggaaaatttaggAAGAGAGCCGAGGCAGACGAACATCGTAAAGAAAAAGAGAAAGAAAGAGAGAAGGAGAAAGAAAAGGAAAAGGAAAAAGAAAAGGAACGAGACAAAGAAAGAGAAAGGGAGCGAGACCGTGAACGTGAACGAGAACGTGAGCGAGATCGCGAACGTGAACAGAAGGATAAGGAAAAACGAAAACATACCAGCGATAGCGAACAGGACTGGGATGCAGATGAGCATGAAAATGGTGCCGTTAAAGGTGTCACCATTGCATCGCCCGTCCGTATTAAAGAAGAGCCGGAGACTGTCAAGGATTCACGAAGAAAACGTAGTCCATCACGATCCAAGGAACGCGAAAGAGATTATAGGGAAAGGGAAAGAGAGCGCGAAAGAGAAAGGGAGCGTGAACGTGAACGAGAAAGGGAATTAAGGGAAAAAGAAAGAGAACGTGAGAGGGAAAGGGAGAGAGAAAGAGAACGGGAACGCGAACGTGAGCGTGAACGTGAGAGAGAACAAAGGGAACGAGACCGAGAACGTGAGAGAGAGCGTGATAGAGAAAGAGAAAG AGAGCgcgaagaaaaaattaataaaaatgtaagggATGTCCAGCGTGAAAAGGAAATGGAAGATGAACTGCGTGAAAGAAAGAAGGCCGAAAAGAAAGCTCGTGAAAAGGAAGAGGCATATCAAGAGCGACTAATGAATTGGGAGCAACGGGAAAAACGCAAAGCTAAGGACTATGAAAAG GTGCGCATAAAGGAGAAAATTAAACAAGACGAAAAGGAAAAGGAAGCTAAACGCCTTAAAGAGTTCCTAGAAGACTACGATGACGAACGAGATGATGTCAAATACTACAA GGGTCGAGAGCTACAAAGGCGACTGGCCGATCGAGTTCGTGAAGCAGATCTTGATGCTAAAGATCGTAATAAAGAACAAGAAGAATtggatgaattaaaaaataaaatattcagtgGAGAATTCGAGAATCCAACTCAAGAATATGAGAGGGCCAAAAAGGAACACGAAAGACTATACAAGCCTCAGATTATTATCGatgttaatttggaaaatatccaAAGGAAGGAAAAAGAACAGGAACGTAGTAGGGACAAATACAATAGCACTTCCGATAAACGGCACACATCACACGAAACATACCATAGAAATGATGATGGCGTGGGTATCACAGGACCTGCTACAGGTGGTTTACATCCCATACCTCCGGCTCCCGTTCGGCAACTTTCAAAAGCCAGGTCTGTTGGCTCACCTTCCAATGACGAGGCGTCCAATCATGAAACCGCTTCAAATGCCAGTAGTCGATACAGCCGCCAAGACTCGGAATCAAGAGACTATGCTGACGATATGGAGTCAATGTCACCTGCAACTCCCCAAGGATTTTCCCACGCACAAACAAACGATTCCGCGTTAACACCTCCAACAATGCCTACCGTTGGTATAAGCCTAAATTTAGGAGTCAACACAAAAAAGAAGAAGATCGAATCTACCGCTGGAGTTTTCAATACTGAAGACGACAATGATGATGTCTCCAAcaccaaaaaaagaaaattggttCCCCTGG ATTACGACGATAATCAAGGAAAACAACTGAACTCACACGGCGTTCCCAGCGAAAGACACGATGTAAACGTTGGGTCAAACTCTATTTCGGGATCTGCTGGAAAAGGTGGAAATGCACCAACAAATAAAAAGCATGGTAAGAATGACACAGCTGATGCAGCAAATATCAAAAAGGATGACAATAGTGGGTCAAAGGTTCACGATGAAAAACGACGTCACATAAAAAGCATTATTGATAGGATACCAACCCAGAAGGAGGATCTCTTCAATTACAAACTCGATCGTAATGAAATCGACAACAACCTTATGGAGCGCAAAATTCGCCCATGGATtaataagaaaattattgaGTACATAGGTGAGCCAGAACCAACGTTGGTCGATTTCATATGTTCCAAAGTTCTAGCTGGTAGTTCTCCTCAAAGTATTTTGGATGATGTTCAAATG gtACTTGACGAAGAAGCAGAggttttcgtagtaaaaatgtggAGACTTCTCATCTACGAAGTGGATGCAAAAAAGATTGGTTTAGGTAAATAA
- the LOC142229454 gene encoding uncharacterized protein LOC142229454, whose amino-acid sequence MYIDLSKCRTCLGDGNGKKYQIYDFAENDSHLIISEMLDEIVPQIKVKVESRFSQMICQICVDKLLIGFKFQQLCIESNNTWLSDVICKEDGETIQMLDPLTGAESFKLKQETKDNENFECEINPEEIDVNLKSDDGEWGDNDDQRSVEGDLNQSADSDTDSSNEKLSVLKERKLRKSSKEQTSEKSPKKSRRNSVNTVFPCQECGKIFDRLYRLKRHGTVHVKKRAFPCDICKYSFAAEKTYRAHLKVHEKEGTEGANFHEFQCTDCPKSFEKRASLIQHSQTHSNKKSTKTKSGKFNKCKEDNMEFGETGKEEENVDDHFVGFNSEEPYEEKENKHNATNDDVVKHEVEISPQIYQEPLDDYDDNGDWHEDDEYDESENEDATSEKGSPQKPKHGHNTDFVDTGIGEIEKPNSRNRRNGSFPCAVCGKIFDRPYRLKRHSSVHSLERPHACEICKYRFATPNLLKIHMIQHENETGSNFSSQCRPDGFKCPDCPRRFEKQASLSAHRQIHTRNASEANYPCTICQRNFMSVRSLTEHITNKHPEAEKHKCDQCDKTFVLHAHLVEHLNRHKGNKNLVCLICEKEFGYTNTLKEHMRTHSGETPYLCPQCGKTFRSASNLRQHMERHFGLKKYQCTECPSRFNCRSDLIKHMSTHTNSKPHVCDICGSRFTRSYSLQKHKLLHSGERPFKCDQCNMTFAIVYHLRRHTRTHTGEKPYKCKFCDRAYAESGDLTKHLRTHVGENTYMCIECPMAFKYQSELRQHVSEHYKMSKQSKNNTEDGHHMSGDPHQHNEMNDSEKSMLQHQQLPHHDNHESQPSTLGMRSTNQLAPATETSIANSFQSLPVNQTMNLAEGC is encoded by the exons ATGTACATAGATTTAAGTAAATGTCGGACATGTTTGGGCGatggaaatggaaaaaaatatcaaatatatGATTTTGCCGAAAACGATAGTCATCTCATCATATCTGAGATGCTGGATGAAATTGTTCCCCAGATCAAAGTTAAAGTGGAgagtcgattttcccaaatgatTTGTCAAATATGTGTGGATAAATTATTGATTGGCTTCAAATTCCAACAATTATGTATCGAAAGCAATAACACATGGCTCTCCGATGTGATTTGCAAGGAAGATGGAGAAACTATCCAAATGTTGGATCCGTTGACGGGTGCAGAGAGTTTCAAGTTGAAACAGGAAACAAAAGATAACGAAAATTTCGAATGTGAAATAAATCCAGAAGAAATTgatgtaaatttaaaatctgATGATGGGGAGTGGGGAGATAATGATGACCAAAGGTCTGTGGAAGGTGATTTGAATCAGTCCGCAGACAGCGATACTGACTCCAG CAATGAAAAGTTGTCCGTCCTTAAGGAAAGAAAACTTCGGAAATCCTCCAAGGAGCAAACGTCTGAGAA ATCACCCAAAAAGTCTAGACGTAATTCTGTTAATACTGTATTTCCATGTCAAgaatgtggaaaaatttttgatcgTCTCTATCGCTTGAAAAGACATGGTACGGTACATGTTAAAAAACGAgcatttccatgtgatatttgCAAGTATAGTTTTGCTGCTGAGAAAACATATAGAGCTCATTTGAAAGTACATGAGAAAGAAGGAacagaaggagcaaatttccatGAATTCCAATGCACGGATTGTCCGAAGAGTTTTGAGAAGCGGGCTTCCCTTATACAACATAGTCAAACACACAGCAATAAAAAGTCTACTAAAACTAAAAGTGGAAAATTTAACAAGTGTAAGGAAGACAATATGGAATTTGGAGAAACTGGTAAAGAGGAGGAGAATGTAGATGATCACTTCGTTGGTTTTAATAGCGAAGAGCCTTATGAGGAAAAAGAGAATAAACACAATGCAACAAATGACGATGTAGTCAAACATGAAGTAGAAATTTCACCACAAATATATCAAGAACCTTTGGATGACTACGATGACAATGGAGATTGGCACGAAGACGATGAATACGATGAGTCCGA AAACGAAGATGCAACATCTGAAAAAGGCAGTCCAcagaaaccaaaacatggacacaATACAGATTTTGTTGATACAGGCATTGGAGAAATTGAAAA ACCTAACAGTAGGAATCGTAGAAATGGCAGTTTCCCCTGTGCGGTATGTGGCAAAATATTTGATCGTCCTTATCGTTTAAAGCGCCATAGCTCAGTTCATTCACTCGAAAGACCACATGCGTGTGAAATATGCAAATATCGCTTTGCTacgcctaatttgcttaaaattcatATGATTCAACATGAGAATGAAACTGGTAGTAATTTTTCTTCACAATGTCGGCCGGATGGTTTCAAATGCCCTGATTGTCCAAGACGCTTCGAAAAACAGGCTTCACTATCAGCCCATCGGCAAATACACACAAGAAATGCTTCCGAAGCAAACTACCCTTGTACAATCTGTCAACGAAATTTTATGTCCGTAAGATCGCTCACCGAACACATAACCAACAAACATCCTGAAGCTGAGAAACATAAATGTGATCAATGTGATAAAACATTTGTCCTGCATGCCCATTTGGTGGAACATTTGAATCGCcataaaggaaataaaaatttggtttgtCTCATATGTGAAAAAGAATTTGGCTACACTAATACATTGAAAGAACATATGAGAACACATTCCGGGGAAACCCCTTATCTCTGTCCTCAGTGTGGTAAAACATTTAGAAGTGCTAGCAATTTGAGACAACACATGGAGAGACACTTTGGTTTAAAAAAATACCAATGTACGGAATGTCCTAGTAGATTCAATTGTCGATCTGATTTAATCAAGCACATGTCTACACATACAAATAGCAAACCCCATGTTTGTGATATTTGTGGATCACGTTTTACCAGATCTTATAGTCTCCAAAAGCACAAACTTTTACATTCAGGCGAAAGACCCTTCAAATGTGATCAATGCAACATGAC ATTTGCCATAGTCTATCATTTAAGACGCCATACAAGGACACATACTGGAGAGAAACCATATAAATGTAAATTCTGTGACAGAGCTTATGCGGAAAGTGGTGATCTAACGAAGCATCTAAGAACCCATGTTGGAGAAAATACGTATATGTGCATTGAATGTCCCATGGCATTCAAATATCAGTCCGAACTCCGTCAACATGTTTCCGAACACTATAAAATGTCGAAACAATCAAAAAATAACACCGAAGATGGACACCACATGTCTGGGGATCCACACCAACATAACGAAATGAATGATTCAGAGAAGTCAATGCTTCAACATCAACAACTGCCTCACCACGATAATCACGAATCTCAACCATCTACATTAGGCATGCGA